The genomic window CCTCTCGTAAACGGTAGAAAGGGAAACTGTCATGTAACCATTCTTGTCCATGGGAGATGCGACTCCCCAGAATATGTCGGGTTTGTTGGCCATAATACGTTCCACGCCAGCAGTATGTAGATTATTCGGAATGTAGGTTACAGTCCTCAGTCCGTTGCTAACTGCCTTCCTAGCACCCGTCGAGTGGAACCATGATTCATTAAGGAATCTTCCTTCGTACTCTCTGTTAACAAAGAAGGGGTACTCGCCAATGTTCAAACAAGTTGCTACGGCTACGTTTTCGACACCATCAACCCTGTGGAGATTTTCAAGAAGACCCCGAGCTTCCATAGCGGCCATGCTGGTCACGATTTTTGTACCAGATCTTACGTTCCTGAGGCCTTCTTCTATGCTAATTCTCTTCTTCTTATATTCATCCTTCCAATTCAACTAAAAGCACCTCCGTACCCTTTTGCCATTAGCGAAGCAAGTTCTATCAGATGCTCGTCCCATTTCTCGTATTCCTTTTCATTCCTAAAGAGAAGATCCAGACCCATGAAATGTCCGATCCCCATCAAGAAGACTCCAAGATCTCGCGAGTCAATCTGTCTAATCTCATTCTTGAACCTGGCCTCTTCAAGCGAACTTATGTATGATGTGAGGAGTCTTTCATAGTAGAAGCGGCCTGTCTCCGGCTGCACAAATTCCGACTCTCTCACGATGTTGTAGAGCTCCTTGTGAACATCCATGAACAGAAGAAACGCCTTGTAAGACCTGATCTCTCTGTTTAGTCTTCCTTCAACGCCGGAAACGGCGTCTCTCATTGTTCTCCTGAGATTCCTGTTTGCCTGATAAACAAGCTCCTGAAGGAGTTTCTCTTTGCTTTCGAAATGCAAGTAGAATGTACCTTGACCGTAACCTGCCCTACTCGTGATATCGTAAATCGAAGTCTCGAAATACCCTTTCTCGCCCATAAGCCTTTCCGCAGCAAGAAGAATGACTTCTTTCGCCTTGGTACCTCCGCTTGCCTTTGTTCTGTCAAAAGTGAAATCAAGTGCTTCTCTGTCAAATTGCTCAGATTTAACAAATCCACCCAGAGTAAAATCAACCAACGACTCTACAGTGGAATCAGGAACCCTTGTTCCGTTGTAGATAATCCAGTAGATAGCAGTAAATCTCGAACTACCAACAAGAAACCACAACTCGGGCATTGAAAGTGTGGACTTGCCTATAGAGACAGTTGAAAGAAGAGAATCCTTATAGATCTTGTCGACCGAACTCTCAACATCGGGAAATCTATACTCGGCTTCGTGGAATGCGATAAATTTCTTCCTCGATCCCCAAAGAATATTGAAGACAGTTCTATACAGATTGAAGAGTCTTTCTCTGGAATCACGACCGGTTATCGAGGTTGTTGCGGCCTCGAATTCAGCCTTAATGTCCTGCACAATTTCCTTAAACACCTGTTCTTTTCCTGCGTAATGTCTGTAAAAGGCTCCATTAGACAATCCGCAGGTCCTACATATATTGGCAACAGACGTCATCTCAAAACCAAGACGACTGAACAGCTCTTCAGCCGCCTGCTTTATCTGTAATCTTGTTCTCTCACTTCGAGAGATCTTCAAATCACGAGTCCCCCGTCGACACCGATAACCTGACCGGTTAAGTAACTTGCTTCGTCAGAAATCAGGAAGAAGTACACATTTGCAATCTCCTCGGGAAGACCCATTCTCTTCAACGGTATCCTCTCTTCGAGCGCTGTCATTATCTTCTCGGGCATTTTCTCAGTCATTGGAGTCTTAATGAAACCTGGAGCGACAGCATTAACTCTGATCTTGGCTCCTTTTCGAGAAAGCTCTTTTGCCCATGTCTTTGTCATGGCTATTACTCCTCCTTTGGAGGCGGAGTAGTTTGACTGACCGATATTTCCAAACACTCCGACAACTGAAGAGGTGTTGACAATTGCACCATAACCTTGATCAAGCATCACAGGCGCAATGGCCTGTGTCATGTTAAATACACCCTTCAGATTCACGTCGATAACTAGATCCCAATCTTCTTCCGTCATTCTCTGGATCAGTGCATCCCTAGTGATTCCGGCGTTGTTAACAAGCCCATCAATGTGACCATACTCACTCTTGATTTCGTTGACCAAATCAGCTATTGCCTTTCTATCCGTCACATTCAGCTTCTTTGGTATTACCTTTCCCGGGAGCTCAGCGAATTCATTCTTCAAGCCTTCAAGACCTTCAATATCCATATCGCAGGCATAGACTATCGCCCCTTCTCTCGTGAATCTCTCAACTGCTGCTTTACCAATACCTCTTGCGCCACCAGTAATGATGACAACCTTACCTTCCATTCTCACCTTTGCGCCTCCTAAACTTTGCCCCATTTTACGGTTGTTGCGGCCCAGACGAAGCCTAATCCGGCGCCGACCATAACGATCACATCACCGTCTTTGATCTTTCCTTCTCTCAAACCCAATTCAATTGAGAGAATTTGATCATTTTGTCCAAGATGGCCATAGTCATCGAGGTATGTGCTCTGTTCTTCTTTGAGTCCGAGTTCCTCAAGAACAGCAAAATGGGCTGATCTCTTGAAATGCAATATCGCCAGATAGTCAATGTCTCTTTCTGAATAACCGCTCTTTCTTAGAGACTCTCTGATAACCCAATAGAAGTTGGGCATTGTCGTCTCTCCAAGGCGCTTCTTGAATTCTGCCGTGTCTCCCTGGACACGAAAATGGTATTCCGACACATCTTCTCTGCTCATCGGCCATTTTTTTGTTCCGCCTACCGGGACGACACAAAGTTCGGAAAAGGAGCCGTCACCTTTGAATGCGGAAGAGAGAACGACATTTTCGTTATACCCTTTCTTCATGACTACTGCCGCTCCGCTTGCTCCAACATCCAGCATAAAAGAAGTAGAGGGCTCGGAGAGATTCATCAGATCAACATTCCTATAGCCGCTTACAAGGAGCACTGTTTCCACGTCGTCTCGCGCTATCATCATACTCTTTGCGATATCCATGCCAGCCATCATCGAGCCGCACATGGCTTCCATATCGAACGACCAGGCATTTGTTGCCCCAATCTCGTCGGCCACCTTTAATCCGGCCAACCAGCAAGGATAATCCTTGTGTTGAGCTCCATTCCAGATTATCAAATCGACATCTTTGGGATGAGTACCGGAGTTTTCGAGAGCTTTCTTTGCGGCTCTTATTCCCATGCTGCTCGTTGTGTCTTCTGGTCCTGGAAGCAATCTCCTCTTCACCCCGAACTTCAGTTCTATCACGTCTCGAGGAATTCCAGTCGCCTCAGCTATCTGGTCGGGCGTCATGTAACTGTCGGGTATGTATGTCCCGATTCCCGCTATGCCAATTACCGGAACTGAACTCACCAAGATCACCCCTCACACTTTGCGTGGCGTGATTCATCTCTCATAAATGAAAGATGAATCATCTCTCACTTTTAGAATACACTAAACCCTTTGAGATTCTAAGTTCGATTTGAGCCGTTTAACGAGGATTATTGTCGAAGTAAGATGAATAACTTCTACATTGTCTTGTTTACTAACAATTCTTTAGAACAAAGCCTATTACAGCCGTAATGAATTCTCCTGACTTTTCGAGGAAAGCTCCGTGACCCGCATCTTTAATAACCAAAAACTCGGAGCCTTTTACGTTTTCGTGAATCATCTCTATCTCTTCAATTGGAGTAATAATGTCTTTATCAGCACCAAGAAGTAACGTTGGACACTCAATCTTGTGAAGCTCATCCAGCACGTTGAAATCAGGATTTGAAGAGACAAGCCTAATGAAACCTTCAAACCATTCCCGATTGAGAGTTGACTTAAAGGTCTTCTGCCTTTCTTTCAGCCAGTTCAGGTTTCTGTTATAGAACAAGTCGGAGTATATAAACGGAATTGCAAGTTTGAAGAACCTCTCCCCATCGTATAGCATTGCGGCTTCCTTCCACGCTTCGCCCAACTCAGCAAGGTAAGGTGTGATTCTTGCAGGGGTGTTCGCGAGGACCAATGATTTGACCCTTTCTGGATACTTTATTGCAAACATCTCCGCCACCTGTCCACCATAAGAGAGACCTACTATATTTCCTTTAGAGATATTCAGAAAGTCAAGTAGATCGACAAGATCATTCACGTGAACAGAGATATGGTATTGTGACTGCTTCCTTTCGGATCGTCCCTGATCCCTGAAATCCATGAGTATCAGTCTGAAATGCTTGGAGAAATCTGTCAGAAAAGTTGCCCATGAATGCGTGGACATCATTATCCCGTTAAGAATGACAAGCGATGGTCTGTTCTCATCTCCATGTTCTTCGTAATATATCCGGGTACCATCTTTTGTTGTGAGTAACGACATAGCTTCACCTCCGCACTAATTATGGCACCAATACCACCGATTAGTCAAAACACTCTTCCGTGATGATAAACTCTTAATGGTGAGCTATTATCAAGTCCTTTAGGATCGAGAATTCCCACAATGAAAGGATGATAAACATGTCGAAATTCATGCAGGATATGCTAGAGCAACCAGATGCCGTTAGAAGACTCCTTTCCTCTTCTGACATTATCTCGAAGAAGGCGAAGAGTCTTAATTTCGAGAGGGTACTTTTTACAGGGATGGGAGCTTCACTCCATGCGGCGGAGACGGCAGCTTCCTTTCTAAAATCATCAGGGGTAGACGCCGCAAGTCTTGAAATGTCCGAACTTATATCTTACTCATCCAGGGAGCTCCTCAAACTGTATTCCACCATCTTCCTGATCAGTCAGTCTGGTGAAAGCGCTGAGCTGCTGAGGTTCATTGAAGATAACACGGAACTACTTCCAGTGATGGTATTGATCACGAACAATGAACAGAGCAGTGCCGCTAATTTTTTTCCAGGTGAAAGGGTTTTCCTCCTCGAGGCCGGAAATGAAAGATCTATGGGTGCTACCAAGACTTTCGTAAACAGCGTAGTCTTAATGTTGTTGATTGCTGCTTCAAAGACGGGAAGATCGTTGAATTTCTCTGAACTGCCTTCAAGAATAGAAGAGGCGATTTCTCTTGATTTGTCTTGGCTCGCCACTCTTCTTTCTGAGAAGAGGGAGAAGATTCTTGTCGCAAGAGGATACGGCATCGGAGTTGGCAGCATGGCAAGACTTATGTTTGCCGAAGTCGCTAAGATTAGCTTGATTTTCTACGCAGGAGCAGCCTTCAGGCATGGCCCTGTTGATCTGTTGATTGACAGACCGGTTGTACTCACTATGAATCCGGAAGGTGTAACCCAAAACCTGATGCAGGAGCTACACAGAGATATTTCAGACAAGTGTGACCTAATAACGCTAACGAATTTAAAGAAAGAGAGTGTAGAGTCCATATATGTTTCCGAAGGTCTAGACGAAGTGCTTGCCCCAATTCCGATGATGAATGTTCTTCAGAAGTCCGTTGAAGAGATAGCGAGAAACCGGGGTTTCGATCCTGGGGCAGGAGTCTACGGAACGAAAGTAACGACGAAGGAATAGAAATATAGAGTACTTGTTGCAGAAGTTTCCACCCGTACGATGTCCTCATCACTACCCATAGGTTAGGGAGTAAGTGAGAAATCATATCATGCTCCTTCGCCCTCGACAATACATGCTGTATTTGGCTCTTGATGATCCTGAGATCCTAAGTCCTCCCTTGAGGGAGGACTACGCATTGGCGGAGGGTGTCTCTGAAGGAACGAGTGCAAGACTAAGAGGGACCAACACCGAGAGCTCGTTTCGAGAAAAACCATATTCGAGATGCCATAAGCAAGGAGAGAAAGCAGATCCTGTATAGTATCACTGCAGAATGACAGAACAAAAGAGGCGAAGAATGGTATAGACCACAGAAACCGGTCAGTCTCTATTTTTGCTTCTTGGCTTTTCGCAGCGCTCAGCGTGCAGCGTTTATTGACAAGCGGGTCTTTGAGCCGCAAGCGGTCTCTCAAGCTCTGCGGGGACTTATAATCAATAGCGCAGAAATGCGACATCAGGTCTATTGATAACGATTACTAGTTCAGGAACTCAGGAATAAGGTGACTGAACTCCAAAGATGATGATGTGGGCAGCGATGAGGTAAGAATCCGGGTATAAGATACCACCTAAATCGGATTCATTGATCAAGACTTCTCTTATGCATGAATTCTTCGACTTGGCACAAAAAAGCGAAGCTCCAGTTTTCATAAAAGCTTCGCGGTTCAAGGCTTTTTAAGACTTTCAGAATATACTTATCTTGAAGATACCGCTAGGAAAAGGAGGCGCATATCAACCCCACCAACGGATGAATTTGAAGAATCTCGATTTCTTCTGCACCAGATTTTTCAAAGATCTCTCGCATGAACGAGATGCTCGCCGGATGATCTGTCTCGCTGTCATCAAAATAGACTTCATCCCAATCGTCCCTGTACTTGCCAGGATCATCGAACCACATGATGTCGCCGACAACAATCCGCCCAGGACGTTTAAGCATCGCTGAAAGCTTTGAGATTGCCTCGGCCTTCATAGAATCAGTAAGATGGTGAAGAGAGTATATAGCGACTATCTTGTTCACATTCTTTTGCGAAATATCAGTCTCTTCACACGGGTCCTCAAAAGATCCTCTAAAGAACTCTACGTTCTCTGCTCCCGCGCTTGCAACGTTCATTCTTGCGTCTTCGAGCATCCTTTTACTTATGTCTATACCTATTACTTTTTTGCAGTACGGACTGGCTGCCACGGCCCACCTCCCTCGCCCGGTTCCAATATCTAGCAGAACGTCATCCGCTCCAAGCTCAAGAAAATCAAGAGCAAGAGCTCCCACCATTGCGATTATGTCTCCCTTGAATGGGTCGATATCTGCTATAGGCGAAGCTTCGGGAAGGCTGTCAAACTCCTGTTCAAGTTTTCTACGGTCATACTGCTGCTCCAAACAACTCACCTCATGACTGTTATCATATCACCTAGATTATACGCCTTATGAATAAGCAAGGCGAAAAAAGAAGATCGAATCAAACAATCTCGATCTCCCTTCCTTCCCGAAAGCTCCTGTAGGCAGCAGAGACCACTTCAAGAGCTCTCAACCCGTCTTCTCCATTAGTAAAAGGTTCCTTCCCAGAATGAATCACTTCAAGAAACTCTCTCGTCAAAAGCAGATCGAGATCATCTCCGTAGTTTTCCCAGCGATTTCCTTTCTCGCTGGAACTTACTTCAATCTTAGAGTTGAAGATATCCAGAAAGAGAGTACCTCTGGTTCCCACAATGTGTATAGTCACATCACCCCAGTAAGGATGGATTCTCGGTCTCGACCAGCTGCAGTCAAGCGTCATGTACTGGCCCGTTGAAAGTCTGAACATCTCCAGTCCGCAGTCTTCGACACGTGTATCGTGAATCAGGGTGTCATATACGGCGTAAACCTGTTTGAACTCGCAGTCGAGGAGCCATCTTACGGTGTCAACAACGTGAACGGTGTGGTCCATGACAGCGCCGCCACCGCTAAGTTCGGGATCTACGAACCAGCCTCCAGGCATTCTCCCGTGGTTAGTTCCAACAAGGCTGACGATTTCACCCAAAAGACCATTCTTGATCAACTCTTTGGCCTTTCTTACGGAGGCACTATATCTCACCGGAAAAGCCATCTGAAGCCTAACGTTATTTATATGACAAATGTCTATCATAGCCTCGGCATCTTCAACAGATGTGGCAATCGGCTTTTCGCACAATACATGTTTTCCACATCGTGCAGCGATTTCCACGAACTCTCTGTGAGTTGAGTTCTCGCTTGCAACTATTACTCCGTCACTTGCAGCTACAAGCTCTTCGGGGTGGTCGTACGATTTAACCTCAAGAGTAGTGCTCGCTCTTGCCATCCTTGACCTGTCGTGGTCATATATCCCAACAATCTCAACATCTCTTTTCCCCTTTAACGCTTTTACGTAGCTGTAGCCATGCATGTGAGCTATTCCAAGAATCGAAATTCTCGTCGTCTCACGACACCTCCGAGAGTTCTACCGGTCTCAACAGTCTCGC from Mesotoga sp. Brook.08.105.5.1 includes these protein-coding regions:
- a CDS encoding Gfo/Idh/MocA family oxidoreductase translates to MSILGIAHMHGYSYVKALKGKRDVEIVGIYDHDRSRMARASTTLEVKSYDHPEELVAASDGVIVASENSTHREFVEIAARCGKHVLCEKPIATSVEDAEAMIDICHINNVRLQMAFPVRYSASVRKAKELIKNGLLGEIVSLVGTNHGRMPGGWFVDPELSGGGAVMDHTVHVVDTVRWLLDCEFKQVYAVYDTLIHDTRVEDCGLEMFRLSTGQYMTLDCSWSRPRIHPYWGDVTIHIVGTRGTLFLDIFNSKIEVSSSEKGNRWENYGDDLDLLLTREFLEVIHSGKEPFTNGEDGLRALEVVSAAYRSFREGREIEIV
- a CDS encoding class I SAM-dependent methyltransferase, producing MEQQYDRRKLEQEFDSLPEASPIADIDPFKGDIIAMVGALALDFLELGADDVLLDIGTGRGRWAVAASPYCKKVIGIDISKRMLEDARMNVASAGAENVEFFRGSFEDPCEETDISQKNVNKIVAIYSLHHLTDSMKAEAISKLSAMLKRPGRIVVGDIMWFDDPGKYRDDWDEVYFDDSETDHPASISFMREIFEKSGAEEIEILQIHPLVGLICASFS
- a CDS encoding TetR/AcrR family transcriptional regulator, with product MKISRSERTRLQIKQAAEELFSRLGFEMTSVANICRTCGLSNGAFYRHYAGKEQVFKEIVQDIKAEFEAATTSITGRDSRERLFNLYRTVFNILWGSRKKFIAFHEAEYRFPDVESSVDKIYKDSLLSTVSIGKSTLSMPELWFLVGSSRFTAIYWIIYNGTRVPDSTVESLVDFTLGGFVKSEQFDREALDFTFDRTKASGGTKAKEVILLAAERLMGEKGYFETSIYDITSRAGYGQGTFYLHFESKEKLLQELVYQANRNLRRTMRDAVSGVEGRLNREIRSYKAFLLFMDVHKELYNIVRESEFVQPETGRFYYERLLTSYISSLEEARFKNEIRQIDSRDLGVFLMGIGHFMGLDLLFRNEKEYEKWDEHLIELASLMAKGYGGAFS
- a CDS encoding alpha/beta hydrolase, giving the protein MSLLTTKDGTRIYYEEHGDENRPSLVILNGIMMSTHSWATFLTDFSKHFRLILMDFRDQGRSERKQSQYHISVHVNDLVDLLDFLNISKGNIVGLSYGGQVAEMFAIKYPERVKSLVLANTPARITPYLAELGEAWKEAAMLYDGERFFKLAIPFIYSDLFYNRNLNWLKERQKTFKSTLNREWFEGFIRLVSSNPDFNVLDELHKIECPTLLLGADKDIITPIEEIEMIHENVKGSEFLVIKDAGHGAFLEKSGEFITAVIGFVLKNC
- the fabG gene encoding 3-oxoacyl-[acyl-carrier-protein] reductase; the encoded protein is MRMEGKVVIITGGARGIGKAAVERFTREGAIVYACDMDIEGLEGLKNEFAELPGKVIPKKLNVTDRKAIADLVNEIKSEYGHIDGLVNNAGITRDALIQRMTEEDWDLVIDVNLKGVFNMTQAIAPVMLDQGYGAIVNTSSVVGVFGNIGQSNYSASKGGVIAMTKTWAKELSRKGAKIRVNAVAPGFIKTPMTEKMPEKIMTALEERIPLKRMGLPEEIANVYFFLISDEASYLTGQVIGVDGGLVI
- a CDS encoding SIS domain-containing protein encodes the protein MSKFMQDMLEQPDAVRRLLSSSDIISKKAKSLNFERVLFTGMGASLHAAETAASFLKSSGVDAASLEMSELISYSSRELLKLYSTIFLISQSGESAELLRFIEDNTELLPVMVLITNNEQSSAANFFPGERVFLLEAGNERSMGATKTFVNSVVLMLLIAASKTGRSLNFSELPSRIEEAISLDLSWLATLLSEKREKILVARGYGIGVGSMARLMFAEVAKISLIFYAGAAFRHGPVDLLIDRPVVLTMNPEGVTQNLMQELHRDISDKCDLITLTNLKKESVESIYVSEGLDEVLAPIPMMNVLQKSVEEIARNRGFDPGAGVYGTKVTTKE
- a CDS encoding 3-oxoacyl-ACP synthase is translated as MSSVPVIGIAGIGTYIPDSYMTPDQIAEATGIPRDVIELKFGVKRRLLPGPEDTTSSMGIRAAKKALENSGTHPKDVDLIIWNGAQHKDYPCWLAGLKVADEIGATNAWSFDMEAMCGSMMAGMDIAKSMMIARDDVETVLLVSGYRNVDLMNLSEPSTSFMLDVGASGAAVVMKKGYNENVVLSSAFKGDGSFSELCVVPVGGTKKWPMSREDVSEYHFRVQGDTAEFKKRLGETTMPNFYWVIRESLRKSGYSERDIDYLAILHFKRSAHFAVLEELGLKEEQSTYLDDYGHLGQNDQILSIELGLREGKIKDGDVIVMVGAGLGFVWAATTVKWGKV